A genomic stretch from Armatimonadota bacterium includes:
- a CDS encoding aspartate aminotransferase family protein has translation MIPDPDRIVQDTLHKYAEFVNPGLAKLYRFAGIETIEWEAQGTLVRDVHGREYLDFSGGPAVFALGHRHPAVVQAVIDQIQRMPMSVRAMPRRPEAELAALLAEVTPGDLQYSFFCNSGAEAVEGALKLARLTTGRPEVIATEGGFHGKTMGALSASGREKYRQPFQPLVPGFRHIPFGDADALERAIDEQTAAFIVEPIQGEGGVVVPPDDYLPRVREICDRTGVLLIVDEIQTGLGRTGKMFACEHFGITPDILTTAKALGGGVVPIGAFTARPALWETLGRDPYLHSSTFGGNPVACAAGVATIRTIVQEGLADRAGEMGRILLASLREMADRHGGLIREVRGRGLLIGVEFAHPDAALMASAEALRRGVIVFFSLNDPQVVRIAPPLIITPEEIAAGVERLEDAVAETEQLFAGIEVPS, from the coding sequence TTGATCCCCGATCCCGATCGCATCGTCCAGGATACCCTCCACAAGTACGCGGAGTTCGTCAATCCCGGACTGGCCAAGCTCTACCGCTTCGCGGGGATCGAGACGATCGAATGGGAAGCCCAGGGCACACTCGTACGCGACGTGCACGGCCGCGAGTACCTGGACTTCTCCGGCGGTCCGGCGGTGTTCGCGCTCGGCCACCGTCACCCCGCCGTCGTGCAGGCGGTGATCGACCAGATCCAGCGCATGCCGATGTCAGTACGTGCGATGCCGCGGCGCCCCGAGGCCGAGCTCGCTGCGCTGCTCGCGGAGGTCACACCAGGAGACCTGCAGTACTCGTTCTTCTGCAACAGCGGTGCCGAGGCCGTCGAGGGCGCCCTCAAACTCGCGAGGCTGACCACCGGCAGGCCGGAGGTGATCGCGACCGAAGGGGGATTCCACGGCAAGACGATGGGCGCGCTGTCGGCGAGCGGACGTGAGAAGTACCGTCAGCCGTTCCAGCCGCTCGTGCCGGGATTCCGCCACATTCCGTTCGGAGACGCCGACGCGCTGGAACGCGCAATCGACGAACAGACCGCCGCGTTCATCGTCGAACCGATCCAGGGCGAGGGAGGCGTCGTCGTCCCGCCGGACGACTACCTGCCGCGGGTGCGCGAGATCTGCGACCGTACCGGCGTGCTGCTGATCGTCGACGAGATCCAGACGGGGCTGGGCCGCACGGGCAAGATGTTCGCCTGCGAACACTTCGGCATCACGCCCGACATCCTCACGACCGCGAAGGCGCTGGGCGGTGGCGTCGTCCCCATCGGTGCGTTCACCGCGCGCCCCGCGCTGTGGGAAACCCTCGGCCGCGACCCGTACCTGCACTCCTCCACGTTTGGCGGCAACCCCGTCGCCTGCGCCGCGGGCGTGGCGACGATCCGGACGATCGTGCAGGAGGGACTGGCAGACCGAGCGGGCGAGATGGGCCGGATCCTGTTGGCGTCCCTGCGCGAGATGGCCGACCGCCACGGCGGTCTGATCCGCGAGGTGCGCGGCCGGGGGCTGCTGATCGGTGTGGAGTTCGCGCACCCGGACGCGGCGCTGATGGCGTCGGCCGAGGCGCTGCGGCGAGGCGTCATCGTCTTCTTCTCGCTGAACGATCCGCAGGTCGTGCGTATCGCACCCCCGCTGATCATCACACCCGAGGAGATCGCCGCCGGGGTCGAGCGCCTCGAAGACGCCGTGGCGGAAACCGAACAGCTCTTCGCGGGGATCGAGGTTCCCTCCTGA
- a CDS encoding CBS domain-containing protein, whose translation MSGEETTQRRPARLSARDVMSAPVITIDPQASVKEAAERLITHHISGMPVLTADGQLVGIVTEADLLHKESGPQGGGLLAFVRGSGEARKAEGLVVADVMTARVVTVTEETPVREIARLMTRHKINRVPVVRDGRVVGIVSRADVLRALARPDAEIADAVADVLLRELWIDTSKIRVEVDQGVVRLSGEVDRYSDKELAERWVAALDGVVAVDSRLTYRYDDRSARLGDRWPPPRP comes from the coding sequence ATGAGCGGTGAGGAGACAACCCAACGAAGGCCGGCTCGGCTGAGTGCGCGCGACGTGATGAGCGCACCGGTGATCACCATCGATCCCCAGGCGTCGGTGAAGGAGGCGGCCGAGCGACTGATCACGCATCACATCAGCGGGATGCCGGTGTTGACCGCCGACGGGCAGCTCGTGGGGATCGTCACGGAAGCCGACCTGCTGCACAAGGAGAGCGGTCCGCAGGGCGGGGGTCTGCTCGCGTTCGTCCGGGGGAGCGGCGAAGCGCGCAAGGCCGAAGGGCTCGTCGTCGCCGACGTCATGACCGCGCGTGTGGTCACGGTGACCGAGGAAACCCCGGTCCGGGAGATCGCCCGGCTCATGACACGCCACAAGATCAACCGGGTGCCGGTGGTCCGCGACGGCCGAGTCGTCGGGATCGTCAGCCGTGCCGACGTGCTGCGCGCGCTCGCGCGTCCCGACGCGGAGATCGCCGACGCCGTAGCGGACGTCCTGCTGCGGGAGCTGTGGATCGACACGAGCAAGATCCGGGTCGAGGTCGACCAGGGGGTCGTGCGTCTTTCGGGAGAGGTGGACCGGTACTCGGACAAGGAACTCGCCGAGCGCTGGGTGGCGGCGCTCGACGGGGTGGTCGCCGTCGACAGCCGGCTCACCTACCGGTACGATGACCGTTCGGCCCGGCTGGGCGACCGCTGGCCGCCGCCACGCCCGTAG
- a CDS encoding DUF6504 family protein, with the protein MRSALAPSQSVAAARRPDAAGPRDPYLHRLIYEPVEVRAEEGRPVEFVWRGRRYRIAEVLASPKWWRRRRRYVVRTDTAEVFVLVRERGSWLLAEELYPERAD; encoded by the coding sequence ATGCGCAGCGCGCTTGCACCCTCGCAATCGGTCGCGGCCGCACGCCGGCCGGATGCCGCGGGCCCGCGTGATCCGTATCTGCACAGGCTGATCTACGAACCGGTGGAGGTGCGGGCGGAAGAGGGACGACCGGTCGAGTTCGTATGGCGCGGACGCCGGTACCGGATCGCCGAAGTCTTGGCGTCACCGAAGTGGTGGCGCCGGCGGCGCCGGTACGTCGTGCGCACGGACACAGCTGAGGTGTTCGTGTTGGTCCGCGAGCGGGGATCGTGGCTGCTGGCGGAGGAGCTGTACCCTGAACGGGCCGACTGA
- a CDS encoding DoxX family membrane protein, with product MAKTEIREYYEDPAFVRVLFGTTRFAWLWAIVRIWLGYKWITSGVPKLGNPDWVQTGAAVRAFWERAIQIPPPPARPPVAFDWYRDFLAWLLSIGAEGFFAKVVAYGEVLVGVALVLGAFVGIAAFFGAFMNWNFMMAGTASTNPVLFLLAILLILAWKVAGYYGLDRWLLPMLGTPWKPGRVFREAAQATD from the coding sequence ATGGCCAAGACGGAGATCCGCGAGTACTACGAAGACCCGGCGTTCGTCCGCGTCCTGTTTGGCACAACGCGGTTCGCCTGGCTGTGGGCGATCGTCCGGATCTGGCTGGGCTACAAGTGGATCACCTCCGGGGTGCCCAAGCTCGGCAACCCGGACTGGGTCCAGACCGGTGCTGCGGTCCGGGCATTCTGGGAGCGTGCCATCCAGATCCCCCCGCCGCCCGCGCGGCCGCCGGTGGCGTTCGACTGGTACCGCGACTTCCTCGCGTGGCTGCTGAGCATCGGCGCCGAGGGGTTCTTCGCCAAGGTGGTGGCGTACGGGGAGGTCTTGGTCGGTGTCGCGCTGGTCCTGGGTGCGTTCGTCGGGATCGCGGCGTTCTTCGGTGCGTTCATGAACTGGAACTTCATGATGGCCGGGACCGCCAGCACCAACCCGGTGCTGTTCTTGCTGGCGATCCTGCTGATCCTCGCGTGGAAGGTCGCGGGGTACTACGGGCTGGATCGCTGGCTGCTGCCCATGCTGGGCACGCCGTGGAAGCCGGGCAGGGTATTCCGCGAAGCCGCGCAGGCGACCGACTGA
- a CDS encoding 2-oxoacid:acceptor oxidoreductase family protein: MAFRTLGIRWHGRGGYGVKTAAMLLAEAVIDAGGWAQASPEFGPERRGAPVQAFTRIGPAPIARRGPIERPDLVVVFDARLLSVPAVLTGVGPQTSVVLNAPAAPDIPGVPRAQVVAANASAIARRTLGRDVPNIPLLAVVVTLFTPLERDSFLAWLRRRLGSEFRPDVVEANLRAARGAIEEAGNGGFGDVAAT, from the coding sequence GTGGCCTTTCGAACGCTCGGCATTCGGTGGCATGGCCGCGGCGGATACGGCGTCAAGACCGCCGCGATGCTGCTCGCCGAGGCGGTAATCGACGCCGGCGGCTGGGCGCAGGCCTCGCCGGAGTTCGGGCCGGAACGGCGCGGTGCACCGGTGCAGGCCTTCACCCGCATCGGGCCCGCCCCCATCGCCCGCCGCGGTCCGATCGAGCGCCCCGATTTGGTGGTCGTATTCGACGCGCGCCTGCTGTCCGTCCCTGCCGTGCTCACGGGCGTCGGACCGCAGACCTCGGTGGTGCTGAACGCGCCGGCTGCGCCCGATATCCCGGGCGTGCCCCGCGCCCAGGTCGTCGCGGCGAACGCTTCGGCGATCGCCCGTCGGACGCTGGGCCGCGACGTCCCCAACATACCGCTGCTGGCCGTGGTGGTGACCCTGTTCACGCCGCTGGAGCGAGACTCGTTCTTGGCATGGCTGCGCCGCCGCCTCGGCTCCGAGTTCCGACCGGACGTCGTGGAGGCGAACCTGCGGGCCGCGCGCGGCGCGATCGAGGAGGCAGGGAATGGCGGGTTCGGTGACGTGGCGGCAACTTGA
- a CDS encoding 4Fe-4S binding protein, which produces MAGSVTWRQLDRGPVIPGGTSRGFSTGDWRQEAPILDLDRCVHCMLCWLYCPDSSILVAGGRVVGIDYEHCKGCGICAAVCPPRASAIRMEAEGA; this is translated from the coding sequence ATGGCGGGTTCGGTGACGTGGCGGCAACTTGACCGAGGGCCGGTAATCCCCGGCGGGACCAGCCGCGGCTTTTCCACCGGCGACTGGCGGCAGGAGGCACCGATCCTGGATCTGGATCGGTGTGTGCACTGCATGCTGTGCTGGCTGTACTGCCCGGATTCCTCGATCCTCGTGGCCGGCGGCCGGGTGGTGGGGATCGACTACGAGCACTGCAAGGGTTGCGGGATCTGTGCCGCGGTCTGCCCGCCGCGGGCATCGGCGATTCGCATGGAAGCGGAGGGCGCATGA
- the porA gene encoding pyruvate ferredoxin oxidoreductase — translation MSAVLGRRVGLTGNDAVALAWRQIDPDVVAAYPITPSTQIVERFSQYVADGEVQTQFLAVESEHSAISACVGASAAGARVMTATSSQGLALMHEILYVASGLRLPIIMVVGNRALSSPINIHGDHSDTMGSRDAGWIQLYCRDVQDAYDRTILAVRIAERARLPVMVCLDGFTLTHSLEPIEAYPDEEVQEFVGEGPADGYALLGGGEPISVGPLALPDSYMEFRRALAAAMERAREVIAVETEAFNTRFGRALPAFVEKFEMDDAEEAFLLMGSYADMVRDAVARWRRARRVGMVRLVTFRPFPAEEVARALGRIRHVHVLERADTLSTLGGPLGIEIRAALYDRVVRPAVTDVVFGLGGRELTDGEIDGLLRAPGAGDRLRYLGVRQEGGCR, via the coding sequence ATGAGTGCGGTTCTCGGACGGCGCGTGGGCCTGACGGGCAACGACGCCGTCGCGCTGGCGTGGCGGCAGATCGACCCCGACGTCGTCGCCGCGTACCCCATCACGCCGTCCACGCAGATCGTGGAGCGGTTCTCACAGTACGTGGCCGACGGCGAGGTCCAGACCCAGTTCCTGGCCGTGGAGTCGGAGCATTCGGCGATCTCGGCCTGCGTCGGCGCCAGCGCGGCTGGCGCGCGCGTCATGACGGCGACGTCTTCGCAGGGCTTGGCGCTGATGCACGAGATCCTCTACGTCGCCAGCGGGCTGCGGTTGCCGATCATCATGGTGGTCGGCAACCGTGCGCTGTCGTCTCCGATCAACATCCACGGAGACCACTCGGACACGATGGGCTCACGCGATGCGGGCTGGATCCAGCTGTACTGCCGAGACGTGCAGGACGCGTACGACCGTACGATCCTCGCCGTGCGGATTGCCGAACGGGCACGCCTCCCCGTGATGGTCTGCCTGGACGGCTTCACCCTCACGCACAGCCTGGAGCCGATAGAAGCGTACCCGGACGAGGAGGTGCAGGAGTTCGTGGGCGAGGGCCCGGCCGACGGCTACGCGCTGCTCGGGGGCGGCGAGCCGATCAGCGTCGGGCCCCTCGCGCTTCCGGATTCGTACATGGAGTTTCGGCGCGCGCTCGCGGCGGCGATGGAGCGCGCCCGCGAGGTGATCGCCGTGGAGACCGAGGCGTTCAATACCCGATTCGGTCGGGCGCTGCCCGCGTTCGTGGAGAAGTTCGAAATGGACGATGCCGAGGAGGCCTTCCTGCTGATGGGCAGCTACGCCGACATGGTCCGGGACGCCGTGGCGCGCTGGCGGCGTGCGCGGCGCGTGGGCATGGTCAGGCTGGTGACCTTCCGCCCCTTCCCGGCCGAAGAGGTGGCCCGGGCGTTGGGCCGCATCCGGCACGTCCACGTGCTCGAGCGAGCGGACACTCTCAGCACCCTCGGGGGCCCCCTCGGAATTGAGATACGGGCTGCGCTGTACGACCGCGTCGTGCGGCCTGCCGTGACCGACGTCGTGTTCGGGCTGGGTGGTCGCGAGCTGACCGACGGCGAGATCGACGGCTTGCTGCGCGCCCCCGGAGCGGGCGATCGCCTACGCTACCTCGGCGTGCGGCAGGAGGGCGGATGTCGCTGA
- a CDS encoding thiamine pyrophosphate-dependent enzyme, whose product MSLNLRDLSQRSQGLAPGHRACAGCGFPTLIRMLLATSARPLVVVNATGCLEVVSTIYPYSAWPVPWMHNAFENAAATASGVQAAAVALQRRGRLDRLPKVVAIGGDGGTYDIGLQSLSGALERGTDFLYVCYNNEGYMNTGIQRSSATPQGARTTTTPVGARQLGKPQPRKDMTEIVAAHGAPYVAQASISHWGDLGKKLQKALATAGPTFLNVLTPCQPGWDYPPEQLVQIAKMAVETRYWPLYEVDRGVWRITYIPRERTPLKAFLEMQGRFRHLLDDEKVLAELQSWVDAHWERLEARARA is encoded by the coding sequence ATGTCGCTGAACCTGCGCGATCTGTCTCAGCGCTCGCAGGGGCTGGCGCCGGGCCACCGCGCGTGTGCCGGCTGCGGATTCCCGACGCTGATCCGCATGCTGCTGGCGACGTCTGCCCGGCCCCTGGTGGTGGTGAACGCCACGGGGTGTCTGGAGGTCGTCTCGACCATCTATCCGTACTCGGCGTGGCCCGTGCCCTGGATGCACAACGCGTTCGAGAACGCCGCGGCGACCGCCTCCGGCGTGCAGGCGGCGGCGGTGGCGCTGCAGCGCCGCGGCCGGCTGGACCGTCTGCCCAAGGTGGTCGCGATCGGCGGCGATGGCGGCACGTACGACATCGGGCTGCAGAGCCTTTCTGGGGCCCTCGAGCGCGGCACCGACTTCCTGTACGTCTGCTACAACAACGAGGGCTACATGAACACCGGGATCCAGCGGTCGAGCGCGACGCCGCAGGGTGCGCGCACCACGACGACGCCGGTGGGGGCACGCCAGCTCGGCAAGCCGCAGCCCCGCAAGGACATGACCGAGATCGTCGCCGCGCACGGCGCGCCCTACGTTGCCCAGGCGAGCATCAGCCATTGGGGCGATCTCGGCAAGAAACTCCAGAAGGCGCTCGCGACCGCCGGGCCGACGTTCCTCAACGTGCTGACGCCCTGCCAGCCCGGCTGGGACTACCCTCCGGAGCAGCTGGTTCAGATCGCGAAGATGGCGGTCGAGACGCGGTACTGGCCCCTGTACGAGGTCGACCGCGGCGTCTGGCGGATCACCTACATCCCGCGCGAACGAACTCCGCTCAAGGCGTTCCTCGAGATGCAAGGCCGCTTCCGGCACCTGCTCGACGATGAGAAGGTGCTGGCGGAACTGCAGTCTTGGGTGGACGCCCACTGGGAACGGTTGGAGGCACGCGCACGGGCATGA
- a CDS encoding CBS domain-containing protein, with product MSVRPIEEEGAGHARGWVVRRLTARDVMTSRVVTVRPDTPIPEVARLLTEHRISGAPVVDEQGRLVGIVTERDLLFKEAGPGGLPKLAPYVPARSAEVGEQVRRYEGKVAADVMTRDVVTAEEQTPVRVLAATMARRDVNRIPIVREGRVVGIVSRNDVLKVFLRPDTELTAAVAEAILTDTGIDPQSLEIYVRDGVITVRGRVERRSQAEWIRRCAQAIDGVVDVDVSGVAYVHDDRSFAVRRVAGVDPLSRGG from the coding sequence ATGAGCGTCCGCCCAATCGAGGAGGAGGGAGCCGGTCACGCAAGGGGGTGGGTCGTGCGAAGGCTGACGGCCAGGGACGTGATGACCAGCCGGGTCGTGACGGTGCGTCCGGACACGCCCATCCCCGAGGTCGCCCGCCTGCTCACCGAGCACCGGATCAGCGGCGCGCCCGTGGTCGACGAGCAGGGCAGACTCGTCGGGATCGTCACCGAACGCGACCTGCTCTTCAAGGAGGCCGGCCCGGGCGGGCTCCCCAAGCTCGCTCCCTACGTCCCTGCCCGCTCCGCAGAGGTCGGAGAGCAGGTTCGGCGGTACGAGGGGAAGGTGGCCGCCGACGTCATGACCCGCGACGTGGTCACCGCCGAGGAGCAGACCCCAGTTCGCGTGCTCGCGGCCACCATGGCCCGCCGTGACGTCAACCGCATCCCGATCGTGCGCGAGGGTCGGGTGGTCGGCATTGTCAGCCGCAACGACGTTCTCAAAGTCTTCTTGCGACCCGATACGGAGCTGACCGCCGCCGTGGCCGAGGCAATCCTGACGGATACCGGCATCGACCCGCAGAGCCTGGAGATCTACGTCCGGGACGGTGTAATCACGGTGCGCGGCCGGGTCGAGCGGCGCAGCCAGGCCGAGTGGATCCGAAGGTGTGCGCAGGCCATCGACGGTGTCGTGGACGTCGACGTCTCCGGTGTGGCCTACGTCCACGACGACCGGTCCTTTGCCGTGCGAAGGGTTGCCGGAGTTGACCCGTTGAGCAGGGGAGGGTGA
- a CDS encoding Glu/Leu/Phe/Val dehydrogenase produces the protein MKPLGELAPPVPAVEDPWEMALRQFARAADRLPLKRGIRDFLAHPQRELTVNFPVKMDDGSVRIFTGHRVLHSTVLGPTKGGIRYSPHVTLNEVRALAMWMTWKCALMHLPYGGGKGGVNCDPAGLSGDELEHLTRRFATEISVLMGPASDIPGPDVGTNEQMMAWIMDTYSMHRGYSVPAVVTGKPVVIGGSVGRRDATGRGVTIVMREAARWLGVPLEGSRVAIQGFGNVGEATARLLYGLGCRIVAVSDIRGGIHREDGLDPAAVRRHLQESGTVVGFPGADAISNAELLELPCDFLVPAAVEGQITAANAARIRARVIVEGANGPTTPEADDILEERGVLVVPDILANAGGVVVSYFEWVQGLQPLFWTEQDVVERLEQTMVAAFGRVLRTAQEQGSSLRSAAMVLAVQRVADALMTRGIYP, from the coding sequence ATGAAGCCGCTGGGCGAACTGGCACCGCCCGTGCCCGCCGTCGAAGATCCCTGGGAGATGGCGCTCCGACAGTTCGCGCGGGCAGCCGACCGGCTGCCGCTGAAGCGCGGCATTCGAGACTTCCTCGCACATCCTCAGCGTGAGCTGACCGTGAACTTCCCCGTGAAGATGGACGACGGATCGGTCCGCATCTTCACCGGCCACCGCGTCCTGCACAGCACGGTCCTGGGGCCCACCAAGGGAGGGATCCGGTACAGCCCGCACGTGACCCTCAACGAGGTCCGCGCGCTGGCGATGTGGATGACGTGGAAGTGTGCCCTGATGCACCTGCCGTACGGGGGCGGCAAGGGAGGCGTGAACTGCGACCCCGCCGGTCTGTCGGGCGACGAGCTGGAGCACTTGACGCGGCGGTTCGCGACGGAGATCAGCGTGCTGATGGGCCCCGCCAGCGACATCCCCGGTCCGGACGTCGGGACTAACGAGCAGATGATGGCCTGGATCATGGACACCTACAGCATGCACCGTGGCTACTCGGTGCCTGCGGTGGTGACCGGCAAGCCGGTGGTAATCGGAGGATCCGTGGGCCGGCGCGACGCGACGGGCCGCGGGGTGACGATCGTCATGCGGGAGGCGGCGCGCTGGTTGGGTGTGCCGCTGGAGGGAAGCAGGGTGGCGATCCAGGGGTTCGGCAACGTGGGCGAGGCGACCGCTCGCCTGCTTTACGGGCTCGGCTGCCGGATCGTCGCGGTCAGCGACATCCGGGGTGGGATCCACCGCGAGGACGGCCTAGATCCCGCCGCGGTGCGCCGACACCTGCAGGAGAGCGGGACCGTGGTGGGGTTCCCCGGGGCCGACGCGATCTCCAACGCCGAGCTGCTGGAACTGCCCTGCGACTTCCTCGTCCCGGCCGCGGTCGAGGGACAGATCACCGCGGCCAACGCTGCGCGGATCCGAGCGCGCGTGATCGTGGAGGGGGCCAACGGCCCCACCACCCCCGAGGCCGACGACATCCTGGAAGAGCGCGGGGTTCTGGTGGTGCCCGACATCCTGGCCAACGCCGGCGGCGTGGTCGTGTCGTACTTCGAGTGGGTCCAGGGACTGCAGCCGCTGTTCTGGACGGAACAGGACGTCGTCGAGCGGCTGGAGCAGACGATGGTCGCGGCGTTCGGGCGTGTGCTGCGGACCGCTCAGGAACAGGGCTCGAGCTTGCGCTCGGCGGCGATGGTGCTCGCCGTACAGCGCGTGGCCGACGCGCTGATGACGCGCGGCATCTATCCCTAG